The genomic window GAACTGGAATCTGccatttgaggggaaaaaaagaagagaggaagggaaaacatttcaaaaatttagcaattttaattttttttttttaaattgcaccCGTTGTCCTTAGGAGCAGGTGGCACTGGCCTGACCTGGGGGGTCTGCACCGCTCCTCCACCTCCCACCatgggagcggggcagggggccGCGGCATGGGGCTGCCAGTGGCGTGGGGCTGCCGGTGGTGTGGGACTGCCGTGGCGGAGGCCAGGAAGGCACGGGGGGCAGGAACGGCCACGGCGCCAGGCGTGGGAGCGTGCCGAGCAGGCCACAAGCGCCCCTTTGTCCCCGGCCGGGGGCGGGCTGGCCGGCCCGGCAGGGCTGCCAGTGGGGGCTCAGGCCTGTGGACAACAGCGGCTCCGGGGACCGCTGCGCCCCGGGACGCTGCAGCCCCAGCGGCGGGGAAGGCCTGGGCCCCCCCTGGACTGCGCCAGCCCCACCTGCCTCCCGCCCTCGCACCTCTGCTTCCAGGCACCCGCCATGGAGGAGGACGTCGCCCCTCACCGCAGccgcctgcctgccccaggcGGCCCCACCGGCCCCAGCCGCATCCCAGGCCCCCCACCACGGCGAGACGGCCCCCTCGGCACCCCTGCCGCCTCCACGAAGCGGAGCTGCCTCTCGGTCACCCTGCGGCAGGCTGGCGGGGTTGGAGGGGGGCCCCCCTGGGAGCGGCTGCGGGGTCTGGCTCCCATCACCCCTGTCCCCCCTCGTCCCCGGCTGACGGTGGCCGAGGGGCCCCAGCGACGTGGTGGCCCTGGTGGGGCCGAGGTCTCCCCGCCGACGAAGATGGGGGTGCCCTGCACCCTGCCACGCTCCGGTGGGTCTCCGCTGCCGGgctggggtgggcgggggggaaggCACCAAGGGGTCCCTCGGCAGTGCCATGGGGCTCAGCATGGGGCAGGGCCCGTGGGGTGACGTGGGGGAGGACAGGTGCTTCCTCCCCGGGGAGTGATTTCCCTTTTGCCCACAACCGGGAGTGTGGGTGGGTGAAGGCAGGTGGGAGGTGACCCCATGCGGCGGTGAGCCTGGCACCCATCTGGGAAGCGGGCGGCTGCGGGCACCGTGTCAGGAGATGTTGCGGGCGCTGGGATgcccgtccgtccgtctgtccatctgtctgttgGCAGCCAGCCTGTCCACTGCTCAGCCCAGCCTGGGTATCTGCCGACGGGGATTTCCAAATGCTCCTGTAACCCAGCACGGGCGCAGTTTCCTTTTTGCCCCCGGGTGCTGCAAAAAGAGGTCCCCAAAACCCTTGCCGAGTCTGCCAGGTGTCCCGCAGCCCAGCCCCCACCCAGGGGGCTGCTGCGTGGCAGAGCGGCACATGGGGACATCCCCGAAAGGGTGCTCCCGTCGTCCCACCGAGCGGAGGGCCAGAGCAGTCCCAGATGTTCGTTCTCCAGCATGAGGGCACAGGGCTCGCAAATGTAGGAGAAGGAAGCGCAGAGGGAGGAAGGGGCGTCCGCCTCCAAAGGCCCCAGCAGCCCGGGGCATCCTCACGGCTCTCCAGGCGCGGGCACATCCACCAGACACATGCAGGTGGGCACCGCCAGGCACACACGCCCGCCGGGGTACACGGGGATGTGATCTGCGTACGCCAACATGGCCCACGGGCAgcacctctccctgctccccgcacgcatgcacacacatgcacatgcacacgcatgcacacgtgtgtgtacacacacatacacacaagggACTGCGCTCGCGCTGCCTCTGCACCGCGGGCTGACAGCCAGGAATCGCGGTGCTGGAGGAAAAAAGGTTTCTCACGCCTCCGCAAGCGGAGCTGAAGGGCAGATTGCTTTTGATGAGCCAAAATGTTCCCAATATCCTCCCTCTGGGAAAGCACAAGGAGGCCTTGTGATCCCCCGAGCCCAATAAATACCTAGGGGGAAAAAGCACCCTTTCTCAGCCCCACTGGAGCAAAGCTGCAAAGGGTTAAATATTCCCCTCCCTAAACACGCATAGATGCTGAAATTGCTGGGGAATTGGGAGGGAAAGGGGCAAGAAACGGCCTGTGCAGCGTGGGTGTGCAAGGGGTGCCCCTTCGGGACATGGGGGGCCCATCGGCGGCAGCCCCTCCGTCCCCATGGCCATGGCCCCCTGGGCTGGCGGGGGCCCAGGATGGAGCCGGGGGAGGGTGCGCGGGGGGAGATTTTGCGGCGATGTTTAATATTCAGGTCACATGACgatggcagcaggagcagcaccagCATCCCCGCTCCGCTGAAATAGCCactggagaaggaggggaaggagagggggggagaagaggacacagggaagaaagagagaggtaAAAGCGGAGCCTCATAGCCCACCGTGCTGTGCCAGCATCAGCCTAGAAAAGTGGGGGGAGACCCACCCCCTTGGGAGAGGATTTGGAGACAAAGGAAGCTTCATGTTCAAAGGTAGGATGCTCTGGGCTTGGCAGGGCTGGGCGATGCCGGAGGGACGCCGCTGGGGCTTTTTGTGCCGGCACCATCTGCAGAGCCCGCACACTGCCCAGTTCTGCCCAtgggggaggaataaccccaaaGGGCAGTGGGGGAAATTGGTCCTGGCTTtgtcttccctcttttttttttttttcctttggtggcaGCAGTCAGGTATGAAGGACAAGGAGCGGGGCTGGTTGCGGGGCTGATGGGGAGTAGCTGGCGCCAGGGGCTGCTCTGAAAGAAAGATAATCCCAGCTGGTCCACGGCTGGGGAAAGCCCTCAAGCTGCTCGGCGACTGGCTTGTCCCTTGCCAGTGACAGGCAGTTGCTGCGGGGGCAGCGGGGATGTCCTGTGCCGCTCCCTGGGCATCTGCGCAGGAGCTGGCAGGCGGGCAGGGAGCCCCAGCACTGGCGGGCAGAcgggcagggggacaggcagcTGCGGTGGCATGGGCACCCTGGTCCAGGGGTGATCAGCATCCTCTCGCCTTGTGATACAGCCGTGCCACCCAGGCGGCGAGCCGTGGAATAGGGCGAGGGCTGCACAGGCGGGGAGTGGCACCGAGGGTACGGCCGGGGCTGAGGCAAGCATCTAACCCTGTGGCGGCTGGACTGAGCTGGGGATGTGCTCAACCCGTTCACCTCCAGCTCCTGCATCTCCAGAGAGTCTTCGGCACATGCTGCCCTAGATTTCACTGCAGCCCCGGCAGAGCCGGCCTCCTGCCCAAGCCCTCTGCAGAGCgctgaggggaaggaaggttgctgccGGGAAGGCTGCAGCAGCCCAAAGGGCTGGGATGAGTTTCCCTGCCTCACTCAAAATGCCTGGTGATCCTCAGGCAAGGGAAAAAGATCCGGTAAGAAGGATGGCTCTGTTCTGCACCCTGAGGTCAGGCGGTGCATCCGGCAGGGCTCTGCCTTTGCCTggcacagctggaaaaaatgCCCTGGGGTCATCATGGAAACTGAGGGGGGAAAGGGATTTTTCCAGTGGGCAGATGCTCAGTCCAGCACCTCTGCAGATCTGAAGCAAGGAGCAGATCCTAATGCCTGCAAGCCCCAGGGAGGCTGTGCTACTGAAGcagctgcttgctttccttcctagGAACCTGGCAGCACCTGCCGAGAGCCCGCTTCTGCCAGCCATGTTCAGGCTCCAAacctgtcccccctccccgttccATGTCTGCAGGGAGTGGGACCATGGGTGGAAGGGGCTGGGGTGAGATGCGTGTGTGGATCGCTGCCTCCAAACGGAGCGCGCCAGCCGGCCTTGTGCCTCACGGGAGAGAAGCCGCAGCGAGGCCATCCATGtgttacgggggggggggggggcgttaaATAGCCTTTCCTTGCTGGAAGCTGGGTTGTGGTGAGCGTCTGTttgcagccctccctccctcctgccactCAGACAAAGGACGGGAAGGCAGGGGGAGGGGATGCGACTGTATCTGGGTTATGGGGACAGAGTAGATGTCAGTCCCCGCTACCTGAGCCCCTAAGGGACCTGCAGGGCCACTTCTGTCCCCAGGTAGCTGCTGCAAACATCAGAGGCAGGCAGACATGAAGGGTGTGCTGCGGTAGCGGTGCCTGCTGCTGGCCAGGTACGCCGGCCTTCCAGGGAGAGGTCTGGGGGTGGATTGGTGGGTGTCAGAAGCAGGAGCTAGCTGGGACCACTGGGACCTCTCCAGGTACCCGTTGCCCTTCTGGCCCTGCCTGCCCCGGCCTCAGATGCTGCACCTCTCCCCGCTCCAGAGCTGAGTGGAGCATCCAGAGACTATCCTCCAGCAGCCCAGCCCGGGCCACCTCCCACCAGGAACTGGGCAGCATAGGCATCACCAGCAACTGCCCTCTTAAATGAGCTTCACTTAGCACACAGaacaaagcagcagggaaaagggTGGCAGTGCAAATGGTGGATGTAAGTGGTTAACCTTCGCTAACCCCCTATTCATTAtcagctgtgctggctgtagCGCCCTATCCTGTATTCATTACAGGGGACAGACAGCTGGAGGGGCTACGGGATGTGCCTAGGATGCATAGTGCTACCCTTCAACCAGTCAGTCAGAGCGCTGCAGCATTAGCATTACTGCACGTAAAACAGAGCCATTCCCAGGAGACCAGGTAGACACGTTTCATGTCTCAAGGTGCCTCTCAAAGCTCTGGCCCTGGTTTTGCACACCCTGACCTCCCTGGCAGGCTGTTCCTCAGTTGGCTCTTTGGATTCCTCTGCTGGAGTCAAGAAGTGAAAAATCGTGTGCAGAAAGCTGAGCCCTTGGGTACCTCTTTGCAAAATGGGGACTTCCCTTCCTGAGGCTTTATGGGAAGGCACCCCACACAGAGAGGAAGGCAAGTGACCAAGAGCAGAAAGGGAGGTTATCTACCCCGAGACCTTGAATGTCCAAAATCAAAATGCCCAGGGTGACATCACCGATATAAAATCCAGGAAATATTTAAGGACATTTCCGGAGATCTTTTCTCCTGGTCTCAGGTGCTCAGGACCCTGACTCTGAAATACATGCTCCAGCCATTGCAAGCTCCTGGCTCCAGCAGCAAAGCCTGCAAAGAGATGGCCACATATTGTGATGTCCACAGCAGAGTTAGCAACATCTGCTGGCTCTGAGCAAAGTGTCCCTTGGTGAGATTGAGGGATGACTTATGAACCTCTTAGTGAGCCTTGGGGTTGGCTGCCAGcaacttccctccttcctcctccctgtgtAAGAACAAGGAGCTGAAGAAATAAAGGAGAGGGCAACAGAGTCCCTGAGGACAAGCTATTGCCCAAGCAGCAAAGCGGTTGCAGCCTGCACAGCCCAGGTCCTGCACCCaccccatgcagctgctcagctgGGCTTTCTTCCCACCTCAACCTGTTCCCTGTCCACCTCTGGGGCTTATTTGCCCCCATTACTGCAGTTGTCAAGTGCTTCACTGGGGCCACAGCCCCCTGTCCCATGTCCCCTCATCTTTCCAtatctccctctctcttctccctctctccgGGGTAGGTGGGAACCCAGCAGGGCTGCCTGGGCTGCACACTGGTGGATGCTGCAGCAGGATGAGGGGCACGGCAGAGCCTTATGACTATGGTACAAGTGGCATGGGGCAGCCCGGGAGAGGACAAGCGAAGGGCAGGATGCAGGAGAGCTGGCTGGCTTGGCCCTCCGTGCTGTGCCACGGAGATGGGCTttcctggctggcagcagctttGAGAAAGCTGGAAGAAGACAACAGGAGCCCCAGGGGATGCTTTGTCAGCAGCAAAGGCACAGACTAGCTGTGACGGGTGTAGGAGTGGATTGCAGCTGAGAAACACTCGACTCGGCAGGCTGCCTCTTCCAGCAGCTGCCCGGCAGCACAAGGTGTTCCAAATTGCCAGCCTGGCTCAAGCCAATGGTCCATCTTGTGCTCTGgtccccccagggtgctgctcaCTGCTTCAGGAGAGGATGATGATAGCTCAGAGTGCCCCCGCTCAGTGGggaagagcgggggggggggggggatatgatCCTCCAGCAGACCTCTCCCCTGCAGGCAAAGTGGAATGGAAGTGGTATGAGAACCTTCAGATGTTACCCACAGTGCTGTGCACAGGTGGCTGTGTTACCATCCTCTCACACAGAGGGAAGATTCCTTCTCCCAGTTTAACATAAAAGACTTCCCACATGGTGTAAAAGGAGCTGGGTGGGGGCACCCTTCTCCCTGCCAAGGCTGGCCCCTCTGCAAGGTCTGGCCTCAGCACATGATGGTGGAATATTAAAGcttatataaaatgtaaaatctTCACTGTGTAGAGTAGCTCTTGTGTCTGCACAGGAGCTTTGATGTGAGAATGTTAGGAAGGGTCACGAGCCAGCCATGCAGCCTGTTGCAGCGTAAGCCTGTCCTTGAACAAAATCTCTCTGACCTCTCCCCAACCCCGGTCTCTGCCTGGCCTGGTTGAGCTGTCATGGGGACCCCAGCTGGTGCTATCAGTGTCCCCAGCCTGGTAACCTCTGAGTCGTCTTCATCTCTATGAGGCATGTGTCACCCACCAAATGGCAGTCGTCTGCCTGGCCGTTCACACcctcctctgcagccagcaggttctgctaaGAGGAATGAAAAACTCTGCCAAAATGATGGAAAGGGGTAATTTAGTGTGAGATGCTTGAACTGAAGTGGCATCCAAAACAAGTGGAGTGCTTACCAAGCAAGAACACGATGCCCCTGTCCTGGAAAAATAACCATCTAATGAGACAAAGCATGGGGAAGTCAAGTAATCAGAGTGGGAGAGGCTCTAGTTTGCAGCTGGTTTGTATATGAAAGGTATTAATTCCCATccctttcatcttcctttctagACTCATCCCTCACGCCTCCCTCCCCCACCAAttacagcttttcttctgtgcCCTGTCCTCTCCCAACCTCCAGCTTCCTCCCAGGGGGTGGGAGCTGCTCACTAATGAGACAAGAGAGAGATAAATGGATGGGCCTGCCCCAAGCAATGTGTGCCATCACCCAAAAAAGAGTCAGGGAGGCCAGAAAGCCCGcagggcctttctttttgcccgTTTGTTTTACATGAAGAAGTGAAGAGGGGGAGGTGAGGAGGGAAACATGCAGATGATTAGTTTATTGATCACGATGATTGGTTTCTTGAGCATGACAAAAACCATCGATCTACAGGCAGGAGGCAAGCGCAGAGGTTTTGGGCATGCTTTCCACTTCCACTACTGAGAAACTCACCTTGCACTGCATGGCCAGTAACGCAGCCGCCCCTGGCAAGGGCCAAGCTTGGAAGTCCTCACAGTAAATCCCAAACTCTGTTTCAATGCTGGGACTTGGCACATGATAATTTTTGCAATGTGTTCCATTGCAAATTTCATGCTAAACTTGGAGGGGCAAAACACTGGTGATCCTGGTGAGAACTGGGAGGCAAAACCAAGgagacacacacagagctttGGGCACCCTATTAGGAGCCCAGCCAGCTTCACTGGGTCTGCTCCTGCTGTTTGAAGGTAGCCGTCAATACACTGCATGCTCAGTGAACCCCACTTCTGCACATCCTCATCTGGAGTGATACATAGAAGAGTGTGCTGGAAACTCAAGTAGATGTTCCTCCATGAAGAGCCTTACTGCTAAAATCTTGCCATTCAGTCATCCTCAGGAGCCCTTGAAATGGATGCTCAAAGTTGCCTTTAGTCCCTCTGACAAGTCAGAAGAGAGGTCCTTGTTACAGTGCGATGATGATTTTTCAATCTTTCTCCCCATGCAGGGCCAGTGGACAGCAAAAACGAAGCAGCCATGTCCGAGCTGGTCCCAGAGCCGCGACAAAAACCAGTCGTGCCGATGAAACCCATGGGCATTAACGCCAACTTGCTGGGCTACATTGGTATTGACACCATCATTGAGCAGATGCGCAAGAAAACCATGAAGACAGGTTTTGACTTCAACATCATGGTTGTAGGTAGGCAGGGACCAGCTGAGGTACTGGGAACCATGGTGAGGGACTGCCCTCTGAGGCCAGGTGGGAGAGCGAGCCCTGCAGGGAGGGCATAAGGGAGCGGACAGTGCTTGCTCTGGGGGAAAGGAGAGCCTGCACAAGGCAAGGAGACACctacagccccttcccctgccagcctggctccatcccctGGGCCTGCTGCAATCATCACCAGGCTGTGGCAGATGCCATGAGGTTCCTCTTTGCAATCCTCAGGTCAGAGTGGACTGGGAAAGTCAACGCTGGTGAACACTCTCTTCAAATCCCAGGTGAGCCGCAAATCTTCAGGCTGGAACCGGGAGGAGAAGATCCCCAAGACAGTGGAGATCAAAGCCATCGGTCATGGTAAGAGCCAGGCTGCTGGGGTGGAGGCAATACTGATGCTTCAGCACAGTCTTGCAGAAGACCCCAGTAGTCTAGGCCAACAGTTCTTTGGTATTAGGCAGCCCTTTCTCTATGGGAAGCTAAAGGACAAGTGCCAGTTTCAGCTGGCCTCAGACCCAGCCAAGGCTTTTCGTAAACAGCAATGCCACTGATGCCACAGCCAAAAGCGAGGGGTAGAAAAAGAGTTATAGATATTTCTTCTGCCAAGACATTAGTCTGCATGTGTGGATGAAGCCTTGCTGTAAGTCGTTCCCACCTGCAGACACTTAATAATCTATACAAATTGCATTGGTGGGTCCCATCCAAGCCTGGTAGAGCACATCTTCTCATGGCAAAGCATCAGCACAGCTTCTACAGTGCTGCAGAGTAATGAGCATCATCTCAGATTCAGGTTGATGCTGTCGTGGtgtaagcccagccagcaactaagcaccacacagctgctcactcacttcccccccccccccacccagtgggatggtggagagaatcaggaaaaaaaagtgaaagagtttaataggacagaaaggaagaaaataataatgataatgataatgataaaagaattggaatatacaaaacaggtgatgcacaatgcaattgctcaccactcaccaaccaatgcttagttagttcccgagcagcgatccaccccctgcccaggccaactctccccagtttatatactaggcatgatgtcacatggtatggaatatccctttggccagtttgggtcagctctcctggctgtgtcccctcccaccttcttgtgcccctccagccttctggctggctgggcgtgagaagctgaaaaatccttgacttagtataagcactactgagcaacaactgaaaacatcagtgcgttatcaacattcttctcatactgaatccaagacattacactataccagctactagaaagaaaattatcccagccaaaaccaggacagatgcaTTGGAGGGGAGGACAAGACCTGTAAGGTAGGTACTACCTTTTGGGCCACAGACTGGGCACAAATCCTTTTTCCTGTGTCACAGTGGTTTAAGGTGACTTTAGTGCAGAGGCTACCAAAAATTGGGGTCAGATATGCAAGTGGGGGTCATGACTGTTGAGGCATGACCCAGCCTGGCCTGGCCATGCTTGCTGGGCAGGGATGAGGGCAAAGCGCTTTTGTTCCCTTGTAGGGCACAGAGACATGTTTCATGATAGGGCAGGTCCCCAGGGAGGTGTATGATTGTTTGCAATTTCTTCCTCAGTCATTGAAGAAGGTGGTGTCAAAATGAAGCTGACAGTGATTGACACACCGGGATTTGGGGACCAGATCAACAACGAGAACTGGTGAGTTTTACATGGTCAAGGCCTTGTGTCCCAGAAAGGGCTGGAGTTAAGATTGTATATGGAGTGACTCTCATCTGCTTGGCCTGGAAAGCATCTGGGATCCTATTGCACTCAGGGGGCTGGTGATGGGGACGTGGAATTGTGAACACCATGGGTCTGTGTGCATGCTCAGAGGTATGCACACATTACAGAGCAAGTGCCTATTTCTGTGCCCAGTTACAGAAACTCTTGAACATCTCTGCTGATGGTGAGATGcttgtggtggattttttttatgcctgagcctgctttgctgctgtcagAGCCGGGAACACTGTAGGCAGGAACATAAGGAGATTTGTACCTCTCTGTTCATCTCTCTTTCTCCCACCTTAACAGCTGGGAGCCTATTGAGAAATACATCAATGAGCAATATGAAAAATTTTTGAAAGAGGAGGTCAATATTGCAAGGAAGAAACGAATTCCAGACACGCGAGTGCACTGCTGCCTCTACTTCATCTCCCCCACGGGCCACTCGTACGTACACAGTCCCTCGTCCTTGCTCAAGCCCTTGGTGCCTCTCTGCCAGATACATACCCTGCACTGCTCCGTCTCAGCCACAGACCCAAGGGTCCTGCCTGTGGGGCAGGCCACTGTTTAGCTTAACTTCGGGTGCTGCAGGGCTTGAAAGAGTCTAGGATAACACAGGCAGGAGAATCGCCACTGTGTTTTTTGGGAGAGGGCAGGATGGATGGGAAGAAGGAGATGAGACCATGGTGGCAGCAAGCAGGGTATGTACAAGGGAGGTTTCATTGATGCTCTGATGCTGGCAGAGTCACTAGGATAAAAGGCGAGGCGGGTAAAGTGACCCCTTCCATGTTGTTCCCTCTTGGGCTGCAGCCTGCGGCCTTTGGACCTGGAGTTCATGAAACACCTCAGCAAAGTAGTGAACATCATCCCAGTTATTGCCAAGGCTGACACCATGACCTTGGAGGAGAAGACCGAATTCAAACAAAGAGTAAGTATCTCCTCTCTTGCATGGGATCCTTCCCTGACCCAGCTTGGAGGTGGGAGAAATGAGCAGTATCCTTCTTCCTGGGATTGCAGCACAGTCCCCAGGGCATGCACAGGGTCCAGCGCTGGGTTGATGGGTAAGTCCTGAAGATGCAGTTGTTTATGGCTCTCAGGGCATCTGTTAGAGGGGGAAGAAACGCATGTATCCCTGTGACATCTCGTGATATGCTCTATCACGGGAACTGCAGGGCCAGACAAGTAACTGGGATTGGGGAAAAAAGACTCATCATAGCTGCTGTGTGTCCTCACTTCGCTGCACATTTCCCTGGGGACAatccctccagcccctgcccactgGAAAGATGTCCCAGATGTGTTTGCCCAGCCATCCTGCCTGTCTGCCCTTCAGGGTTGTGTTGCTTTGTGCTCCAAAATGTCTCTCTGCCCAGGTGCGCAAAGAGCTAGAAGTAAATGGGATCGAGTTTTACCCACAGAAAGAATTCGATGAGGACCTGGAGGATAAAACAGAGAATGACAAAATCAGGGTAGGAAACATTTTAttgtgggaggggaaggagggctgAGGGCTGGTCATATTTAATTAATGTAAAACAGACATGTGTCACTAGAAGGTTTAAAGTGCTTCATGGTCCCTGAATGAAAGATGCAATGGAGTAAGGGATAGTCATTCCTCCTTCCCAGCTTAATTTTTCCGGGTCATTACTACAGGGTGCTATGAAGGCTGAGTGAGGAAAGACTATGTTTCAACTCCTCTTGCTGAATGTTCTGTTTGGCCTCCATTAAGAACCAAGGGGGCCTGGTGTGTGGCTGATGTCCAGCCTCTGTCCTAAACAACTGCCCAATGAGCCCTCTCACCCGCTGACCAAACTTGACCTGAAAAGCAGTCCTGTTCTTTGCTCCCGCATCCCCTGTGAGAAGGCTTGTCCCATCCTTTCCTCCTCAGAGTGTTAGAAACCCACTCCCAATTTCTAGCCTGTGTTTGTTCATGGCCAGGTTGTACCCAGGGTTATATCTGTGTTCTTGTGCCAACACTGACTCAAGTAGTTCTCCTACCTAGTGGTCCCCTCCACCACTCAAGGCATTTATAGAGAACAATGTTATCTTTTGCCAACCTTCTGGTCAGCTAAAGGAGGCAGACTCCTTTGGATGGGCTTCCCATTCCTCAGTAGTCCATGCTCCTAGTCACTTTTTTCTGTGCCTGCtctggtttgatttgattttctAGCACTGGTGCTGGTACCTCATGCTCCCCTGTCTCTTCTAAGATCTGAACTTCTAAGCACATGGACCACATGTACTTTTTAAACAATTACATCACACTGGTGGCTCATGGTCATCTTGTGACTGACTAGCATGTGGGGTCCTTCACTCCTTCAGTTGCTGCTTGTTCATGAGCTCTGAAGTCGCAGCAGAAATTCTTGATGTTATTCCCTAAATGTTGCTCTTTGTGCCTCAGACTTGCATCTTCCTGGATAAAAACCCAGTCTGCCTTTGTAGTGACACCACCTCTTGGCCTTGTGATGCTAGTGCATTTAATTATCCCACTCATCATTTTTGTGGCTAGGCCATTAATAGATTGACCTCCATGGCAGTCCTCAAGAAACTCCAGGAGTCTTGCATTGCAGCCTGACATTTGCCCTTTCAACTCCCCCAGCTGTCACAGCGCCAACAGAAGTTCCCACTTTCCCCATTTTAATTAATCATTTCCCATTTGGCAATACCTCACACATTCTGGAGAAGACTAgatgggttttgcttcttctcCAAAGTGTTTCTGGTTTTGAGGAGGGCACCACATTTTGTTCTGCACTTCAGCATCATTGCCCTAGGTTTGGATAGTCTCACACATaagaaataaactgctttttaaCCTCCATTCCTGTGGTAATTGCAGTCCTTTCCCAGGCCCAGGGCCATCTATAAAGCAGAGTAAATCTAGGAACATTTGCACAACCTTATGGATAACAGGGTGTCCTGCACCCTGTGCTCTGGAAATGGATGGTTTCTCCCTGTGCCTAGAGATATCTGGGTCCCCAATAGCCTCACTTACTGTCTCACTTCCCAGGAAATCTGCACCCCTACCCCATTTCTGGCCTTCCTCAGTACAACCATTTCAGCCATTAAACTTGTTGAATGTTCCTATGTCTTGTTAGGGAGGATTATTTTGAGTCCTCTCCTTCTGGTGAAGAACTACAAACTTGGTGAGAAATACTCACCACAGACCCTCTCGTGGTTACACCAAGGTGCTTCTTCTCCAGTCATCCCTCTCTTCAGAAACACTGGAGATGGGTGCAGAAAAGCTCTGCCCCCTGCTCCAGAGCCCTTGGCACTGCTGCAAAGCTACCCACTAAGCTCGGCGGGTGCAAGGACACCTGTAAAGCAAGGGCCCAAAATGCTAGGGATAACATTGATGGGTGAAGAGGAGAGCCAGTGAAATGTTGCTCTGGAGAACCTCTTCCCATGGAGAAAGCCTTGTATTTGGTGAGCTGAGAGGAGGAAAGGTGGATGGGGAATAGTGATGGTGCTGCTCTCTGGAATGGGTTCAATAGGTCTCTCCACATGTCTCTCCCCAGCAGGAAAGCATGCCCTTCGCAGTAGTGGGCAGCGACAAGGAGTACCAAGTGAATGGCAAAAGAGTCCTGGGCAGGAAAACACCTTGGGGAATCATTGAAGGTAAAAACCCCCTTGCTTCTGGGAGATGAAAGTATCTCTGCAGGCCCCAGTAATAGACAAAGGTCCAGATAACATGTCCCATGGCTATCTTCCCAGCCCTTTTGCAATAAACTTTTTAAACCAAGCAAGAGGAGGATTCTCAAATCACTCTGCTGGGAAGGAACTGCCATGGCCAAGGAGGCACCACTACCGCCAACTGGCAGAAGCTGGAGCCACTCCGAACACGATAGTGTGTGAAGCTGAGCTCCTGAGGTTGCATcggttttcaaatgaaaattcaCATGTGACTGCTTAGCACCAATTAGCATGTCTCCTCGATGCCTGACAGTATGGCATTCAGGCAACTGTCTGTCCTTTCTGAAGTACACAGGCTCTGCCCACCTGGAACCTGCCCCATGGGGATGACCTTCCCATGCTCTGTAACCACAAAGAGGT from Accipiter gentilis chromosome 18, bAccGen1.1, whole genome shotgun sequence includes these protein-coding regions:
- the SEPTIN3 gene encoding neuronal-specific septin-3 isoform X1, with translation MFKGPVDSKNEAAMSELVPEPRQKPVVPMKPMGINANLLGYIGIDTIIEQMRKKTMKTGFDFNIMVVGQSGLGKSTLVNTLFKSQVSRKSSGWNREEKIPKTVEIKAIGHVIEEGGVKMKLTVIDTPGFGDQINNENCWEPIEKYINEQYEKFLKEEVNIARKKRIPDTRVHCCLYFISPTGHSLRPLDLEFMKHLSKVVNIIPVIAKADTMTLEEKTEFKQRVRKELEVNGIEFYPQKEFDEDLEDKTENDKIRQESMPFAVVGSDKEYQVNGKRVLGRKTPWGIIEVENLTHCEFALLRDFVIRTHLQDLKEVTHNIHYETYRAKRLNDNGGLPPMTVETEENHESNL
- the SEPTIN3 gene encoding neuronal-specific septin-3 isoform X2, encoding MFKGPVDSKNEAAMSELVPEPRQKPVVPMKPMGINANLLGYIGIDTIIEQMRKKTMKTGFDFNIMVVGQSGLGKSTLVNTLFKSQVSRKSSGWNREEKIPKTVEIKAIGHVIEEGGVKMKLTVIDTPGFGDQINNENCWEPIEKYINEQYEKFLKEEVNIARKKRIPDTRVHCCLYFISPTGHSLRPLDLEFMKHLSKVVNIIPVIAKADTMTLEEKTEFKQRVRKELEVNGIEFYPQKEFDEDLEDKTENDKIRESMPFAVVGSDKEYQVNGKRVLGRKTPWGIIEVENLTHCEFALLRDFVIRTHLQDLKEVTHNIHYETYRAKRLNDNGGLPPMTVETEENHESNL
- the SEPTIN3 gene encoding neuronal-specific septin-3 isoform X3, encoding MEEDVAPHRSRLPAPGGPTGPSRIPGPPPRRDGPLGTPAASTKRSCLSVTLRQAGGVGGGPPWERLRGLAPITPVPPRPRLTVAEGPQRRGGPGGAEVSPPTKMGVPCTLPRSGPVDSKNEAAMSELVPEPRQKPVVPMKPMGINANLLGYIGIDTIIEQMRKKTMKTGFDFNIMVVGQSGLGKSTLVNTLFKSQVSRKSSGWNREEKIPKTVEIKAIGHVIEEGGVKMKLTVIDTPGFGDQINNENCWEPIEKYINEQYEKFLKEEVNIARKKRIPDTRVHCCLYFISPTGHSLRPLDLEFMKHLSKVVNIIPVIAKADTMTLEEKTEFKQRVRKELEVNGIEFYPQKEFDEDLEDKTENDKIRQESMPFAVVGSDKEYQVNGKRVLGRKTPWGIIEVENLTHCEFALLRDFVIRTHLQDLKEVTHNIHYETYRAKRLNDNGGLPPMTVETEENHESNL